One genomic segment of Pseudomonadota bacterium includes these proteins:
- a CDS encoding glutathione S-transferase family protein, with amino-acid sequence MFDLYIANKNYSSWSLRPWVLMSELRIPFREVVVPFGGPANPHAFRSFSPTGKVPCLVDGTVTVWDSLSIIEYVGERHPGVWPAEAAPRAWARSAAAEMHSGFQALRNVCGMNCGIRVKLHSVDAPLQRDLGRIEELWADGINRFGGPFLTGNRFCAADAFFAPVAFRIQTYDPPIGAAARRYAAQLLALPSMQQWYTSALAETWRDEEHDAEARAVGGWLSDAPLQ; translated from the coding sequence ATGTTCGATCTGTACATCGCCAACAAGAACTACTCCTCCTGGTCGCTGCGCCCCTGGGTGCTGATGAGCGAGCTCAGGATTCCATTTCGCGAAGTGGTCGTGCCATTCGGCGGCCCCGCGAATCCGCACGCCTTCCGCAGTTTCTCGCCGACCGGCAAGGTGCCTTGCCTGGTCGACGGCACGGTGACGGTGTGGGACTCGTTGTCGATCATCGAGTACGTCGGCGAACGTCATCCGGGGGTCTGGCCGGCCGAGGCCGCGCCGCGCGCCTGGGCGCGCTCCGCGGCCGCCGAGATGCATTCCGGATTCCAGGCGCTGCGCAATGTCTGTGGCATGAACTGCGGCATTCGCGTGAAGCTGCATTCGGTCGATGCGCCGCTCCAACGCGATCTCGGTCGCATCGAAGAGCTGTGGGCCGACGGCATCAACCGCTTCGGCGGCCCGTTCCTGACCGGCAACCGCTTCTGCGCCGCGGATGCATTCTTTGCGCCGGTGGCGTTCCGCATCCAGACCTACGACCCGCCCATCGGCGCCGCGGCGCGCCGTTATGCCGCCCAGTTGCTCGCGCTGCCTTCGATGCAGCAGTGGTATACATCCGCTCTCGCCGAGACCTGGCGCGACGAGGAACACGATGCCGAAGCGCGCGCCGTTGGCGGCTGGCTCTCCGACGCCCCGCTCCAGTAG
- a CDS encoding GNAT family N-acetyltransferase, which translates to MAEDFHIRLAVPRDSAALVPLVEQYWRFEAIEGFDAVRVTSLLEQVLKDAALGRAWIAAVDGKPAGYLLAVFVFSLEFQGLTAEIDELFVVERHRSLGLGGQLLDAAEAHFRAAGCTHVALQIGRDNEAARAFYQRRGFAGRSGFELVSKPLTGS; encoded by the coding sequence GTGGCTGAAGACTTCCATATCCGGCTCGCCGTGCCGCGCGACAGCGCCGCGCTGGTGCCGCTGGTCGAGCAGTACTGGCGCTTCGAAGCCATCGAAGGCTTCGACGCCGTTCGCGTGACGTCGCTGCTCGAGCAGGTGCTCAAGGACGCTGCGCTGGGCCGCGCCTGGATCGCCGCGGTCGATGGGAAACCCGCGGGCTACCTGCTGGCCGTCTTCGTGTTCAGCCTCGAGTTCCAGGGGCTCACCGCCGAGATCGACGAGTTGTTCGTCGTGGAGCGCCATCGCAGCCTGGGACTGGGCGGCCAGCTGCTGGACGCCGCCGAGGCGCACTTCCGCGCCGCCGGCTGCACGCACGTGGCGCTGCAGATCGGCCGCGACAACGAGGCGGCGCGGGCGTTTTATCAGCGGCGCGGCTTTGCCGGCCGCAGTGGCTTCGAATTGGTGAGCAAGCCGCTCACGGGTAGCTGA
- a CDS encoding ATP-binding protein, whose amino-acid sequence MAGRATLWLGGIALLAVLVTISLRSLIDIPWLAATLSALLLVPVVAWAGARLTSRWSRTARALNDGVLSLKDRDFSVSVTRATEDELGELVSSYNGLGDRLRVERQSLYQRELMLDTVIQTTPLALVLTNEADAVIYSNTSARQLFGGGRKLEGERFARYLEHAPAPLSEAIERGGDTLFTLELAGEPQVYHVSQRRFLLNALPHRLLLLKQLTREINSQEVATWKKVIRVIAHELNNSLAPISSLAHSGQILARSPPNPEQLQRVFSTIEDRAKHLAGFIEGYSRFAKLPHPRLAPVAWEVLLERLQAVVAFRLAGAPPARMASFDTAQIEQALINLLKNARESGSGLDAIELEVQASAQGFAIEVRDRGPGFTAAALENALVPFYSTKETGTGLGLTLCREIVEAHGGRLRIANRDGGGAVVTLWLPDVS is encoded by the coding sequence ATGGCCGGCCGGGCGACGCTGTGGCTCGGCGGAATCGCGCTGCTCGCGGTGCTGGTCACCATCTCGCTGCGATCCCTCATCGACATTCCGTGGCTCGCGGCGACCCTGTCCGCTTTATTGCTCGTTCCGGTGGTCGCCTGGGCGGGTGCGCGGCTCACCTCGCGCTGGAGCCGCACGGCGCGCGCGCTGAACGACGGGGTGCTGAGCCTCAAGGATCGCGACTTCAGCGTGAGCGTGACGCGCGCCACGGAGGATGAGCTCGGCGAGCTCGTTTCCAGCTACAACGGCCTGGGCGACCGGCTGCGCGTCGAGCGGCAGAGCCTGTATCAACGCGAGCTCATGCTCGACACGGTGATCCAGACCACGCCGCTGGCGCTGGTGCTCACCAATGAAGCCGACGCCGTCATCTACAGCAATACCAGCGCGCGCCAGTTGTTCGGCGGCGGGCGCAAGCTCGAAGGAGAAAGGTTTGCGCGTTATCTGGAACACGCGCCGGCGCCGCTCAGCGAGGCGATCGAACGCGGCGGCGACACCTTGTTCACGCTGGAACTGGCCGGCGAGCCGCAGGTGTATCACGTCTCGCAGCGGCGTTTCCTGCTGAACGCGCTGCCGCACCGGCTGCTGCTGCTCAAGCAGCTCACGCGCGAGATCAATTCGCAGGAAGTGGCCACGTGGAAGAAAGTGATCCGCGTGATCGCGCACGAGCTGAACAATTCGCTCGCGCCCATCTCGTCGCTCGCGCACTCGGGCCAGATCCTGGCGCGTTCGCCGCCGAACCCCGAACAGCTGCAGCGCGTGTTTTCGACCATCGAAGACCGCGCCAAACATCTGGCCGGGTTCATCGAAGGTTATTCGCGGTTCGCCAAGCTGCCCCATCCGCGCCTCGCGCCGGTGGCATGGGAGGTGCTGCTGGAACGATTGCAGGCGGTCGTTGCGTTCCGGCTGGCGGGTGCACCGCCGGCGCGTATGGCCAGCTTCGACACCGCCCAGATCGAACAGGCGTTGATCAACCTGCTCAAGAACGCGCGCGAGTCGGGCTCCGGGCTCGATGCGATCGAGCTCGAAGTGCAGGCTTCCGCGCAGGGGTTCGCGATCGAGGTGCGTGACCGGGGACCGGGCTTCACCGCCGCGGCACTCGAGAACGCCCTGGTGCCGTTCTACTCGACCAAGGAGACGGGCACCGGCCTCGGGCTCACGTTGTGCCGCGAAATCGTCGAGGCGCACGGTGGGCGGTTACGCATCGCCAATCGCGACGGCGGCGGTGCCGTGGTGACTTTATGGCTGCCGGATGTTAGTTAG